AGCCTATAAGATTTTCTGTTCCTTTTTCTGCAGAACTTCCAAAGGAATTAGTAAGGCCCATAACCACAGGATATATGATTCCTCCGGAGCGTGCTGTGACGCTAGGGATCGCTGGAGCAAGAAGAAAATCTGTGATAGTGAGTCCATAGGCTAAACCTAAAGGGCTTTTACCTAATATACTGACAAAAAAATAAGCGACTCTTTCGCCTAATCCGGTTTTAATAATGCCTTTAGCGATAGAAAAAGATAAAAAGACGAGCCAGGCTACTTGATTATGAAATCCTGATAGACCTTGTTCAACAGAAAGAGTTTTTGTTAGAAGAAGTAGCGATATGCTGATAATGGCAACAGCTCCCATGGGAACGGGTTGGAGAATGATCCCAGTAATAGTTGTTGCAAAAACAGCAAAGAGTTGCCATGCATTTTGCTCTATAGCTGCGGGTTTAGGAGAAAACCACAGGGCTACAAATAATCCTGTGAGAAACAATAAAGAAAAAATTCTGCGTTGTTTGTTCATTACATAAACTCGTTACAATTCAAGGAAGAATGCGCAGGAAAGAGCTTTGTTACAAAGAGAAATCTTCTAACCACTTTTCCATTTCTTCCAAAGTATCATTAATTAATTCTGAGGCTGAATGAAGTTCATAAAGGCAGGATTCTAAGGTTTCTTCATCCAATATATTGCGAACATCCTCGAGGCTAATGAAAGCCGTATCAACGAGGTTGTCTTCAAAAGCTTTACGAATGGAGGGATAAATTTCTTCTGGGTATAGAGAGCAAGAGGCTGCTATGAGGTTATCCCAAGCGAAGGAATGATAACGTTCCAGCTTATTGTTAAGTAATTCTCCAAAATATTCGATAAGAGAATCGCGATCCAATTTTCCCACACCAACAAGGATTGTAAGGCTTGTGAGAGCAGCAGCTTTTACATATTCATTAATTCCGGGAGTTTCTATTAGTTGTTTGATATAGCTGTCATCATTACATACACTAGCCATAATTCTGGCGAGATCTTCCGTGAGCACATCACCTGCTATAGCATGTGGAGTGTCATCACAAAAAGAAAACAGTTCTACAATTAAAGGCAGAGCTCTTGTTTCTCTGAACTGGGCCAGAAGATACATAGCATAAAGGTGTCCCTGGTAATTGCGATCCTCAATAATTTCAGGGATTTGTCTAGTAGCTTCTGTTAGGATGTTTAGGAGGTAAGGGGTTATTTGCTTTTGTTTAACAATTGCAGCTTCGATAGCCTCTCTTGGAAGGATGCCCTCGTCGTATGCTAGGTCTTCCAAAATGTGAGAGATATCCATGTTTCTACTAGTCTCCATCATTAGAGCCTAGCCTTGGGTTTACATGGTCAGACTCTTCATGTCAATCTTTTGTCTGCAATAAGGAATAATCAGAGAACAACAGAATAGCACAATCCTTCTTTCCGTGCATTCCCAACTATTTCTTGCTGATGTTTTGGACTAATAAGTAGGGGAAGATAGTAAGCAGAATTGAGGGATGGCAGCCATAAGTTCTTTTGTGTGAAAGTGTTCTGGGTTTCGAAAAAGATCTTCTTTATCTTTTATTTCAACGATAGACCCTTTATGCATGACAGCAATTTGGTCTGCCAGAGAATAGGCTGCGGGCATGTCATGGGTAATAAATAATATTGTATGATTCCTTTGGTCTTTAATATTTTTAAATAACTCTAAAGTCATTATTTGGTTGGGAGTATCTAGAGAAGAAAGGGGCTCATCACAAATTAGAAGTCTCGGGTTGGTGATAATAGCTCTAGCAATAGCTACTCGTTGCTTTTGACCGCCACTTAATCTGCTGGGTATAGTGTGAATGATATCTCTCGGCAGATTGACTAGCTCTAAAGTTTCAAACAACAGTGTTTGAAATTCTTTTTTTGATTTTT
This is a stretch of genomic DNA from Chlamydiifrater phoenicopteri. It encodes these proteins:
- a CDS encoding DUF1186 domain-containing protein — its product is MDISHILEDLAYDEGILPREAIEAAIVKQKQITPYLLNILTEATRQIPEIIEDRNYQGHLYAMYLLAQFRETRALPLIVELFSFCDDTPHAIAGDVLTEDLARIMASVCNDDSYIKQLIETPGINEYVKAAALTSLTILVGVGKLDRDSLIEYFGELLNNKLERYHSFAWDNLIAASCSLYPEEIYPSIRKAFEDNLVDTAFISLEDVRNILDEETLESCLYELHSASELINDTLEEMEKWLEDFSL
- a CDS encoding ABC transporter ATP-binding protein, yielding MSTPLLNISNLHYSSRGHTILNNICLKVFQGSCLALVGESGSGKSSLAMAIMGIIKPSSGTINFANIPNSIHKVETVQIVFQDIHASLNPSMTVGKIICEPLKILQKKSKKEFQTLLFETLELVNLPRDIIHTIPSRLSGGQKQRVAIARAIITNPRLLICDEPLSSLDTPNQIMTLELFKNIKDQRNHTILFITHDMPAAYSLADQIAVMHKGSIVEIKDKEDLFRNPEHFHTKELMAAIPQFCLLSSPTY